In a genomic window of Thalassotalea piscium:
- a CDS encoding N-6 DNA methylase: MLEKIIIDIVQNYKFTKLKAFIGDIEKRDFFLFVLFCRLINKSQDSVVFKFAEINSAAPLSFETLIDDISSAIIDEKQQSGIRQAVEVFLSTTYQLSRKALPKGMFATLTKLEQNEIDNGLRFTFSDILAPDDNTLFFKLLSEIKLSLVGDIKSAIDEILAISSLNAVDFLTTFDAIEVYSRVLTRLQATNVSMQFEEGFQYEEIPSDFMDLIFEIADLDSSNSIYAPFEITAEQSLYAALEYPDKEIRIESMGQSTHHLLRKFALAQAKNIHCSYTYCLSNNSTVKKNYYDTSICLLQPKMQVDKITDTTIEQSERKHVTYKEHLYIKHMIECLNPYGKGYMVMGKGPLFRRKEKEERKLLIENNWVDAVITLPSKLMTFCPIPLVLLVINKGKYTNDVLFINASEFQKEGGNRSTIDNIDKLAQEFKSRPLYSPISFTVSNHDIAENNYSINSLNYLTNEETQQYNLHELSITRKNLLEKLNEKHSKIEKLLDAEN; this comes from the coding sequence ATGTTAGAAAAAATCATAATTGATATTGTACAAAACTATAAATTTACCAAATTAAAGGCTTTCATTGGTGATATTGAAAAAAGAGATTTTTTTCTGTTCGTATTATTTTGTCGATTGATTAATAAATCTCAAGACTCTGTCGTATTTAAATTTGCAGAAATTAATAGTGCTGCTCCCCTTTCTTTTGAAACTTTGATAGATGATATTTCAAGCGCAATAATCGATGAAAAGCAACAAAGCGGTATTAGACAAGCTGTAGAAGTATTTTTAAGTACAACCTATCAACTATCCAGAAAAGCCTTACCAAAAGGCATGTTCGCAACATTAACAAAATTAGAACAAAACGAAATAGATAATGGGTTGCGTTTTACTTTCTCTGATATTCTTGCTCCTGATGACAACACACTTTTCTTTAAACTGTTGAGTGAAATAAAACTATCTTTAGTAGGAGATATTAAATCAGCTATTGATGAAATATTAGCAATAAGCTCTCTTAATGCAGTTGATTTTCTCACAACTTTTGATGCCATCGAAGTTTACAGTAGAGTATTAACTCGCCTACAGGCAACCAACGTGTCTATGCAATTTGAAGAAGGTTTTCAGTATGAAGAAATTCCATCTGATTTTATGGACCTGATCTTTGAAATAGCTGATTTAGATAGCTCAAACAGCATTTACGCCCCTTTTGAAATCACCGCAGAGCAAAGCCTATATGCTGCTCTAGAATATCCAGACAAAGAAATTCGAATTGAATCTATGGGGCAATCAACACATCATTTATTGCGAAAGTTTGCACTTGCTCAAGCTAAAAATATTCATTGTTCATATACTTACTGTTTATCAAATAATTCTACCGTTAAAAAGAATTATTACGATACATCCATTTGTTTATTACAACCTAAAATGCAAGTGGATAAAATTACAGACACCACTATTGAACAGTCAGAAAGAAAGCATGTCACTTATAAAGAACATTTATACATTAAACATATGATTGAATGCTTAAACCCCTATGGTAAGGGGTATATGGTGATGGGAAAAGGTCCATTATTTAGAAGAAAAGAAAAAGAAGAGAGAAAGCTTTTAATTGAAAATAATTGGGTAGATGCCGTTATCACATTACCCTCAAAGCTAATGACGTTTTGCCCAATACCATTGGTATTGCTTGTCATTAATAAAGGCAAATACACTAATGACGTATTGTTTATTAATGCCTCGGAATTTCAAAAAGAAGGTGGTAATCGTTCAACCATTGACAATATAGATAAACTTGCACAGGAATTTAAGAGCAGGCCATTATATAGCCCTATCAGCTTTACCGTTTCGAATCACGATATTGCTGAAAACAATTATTCGATCAATAGCCTTAACTATTTAACCAATGAAGAGACTCAGCAGTACAACCTTCACGAATTATCAATTACTAGAAAAAATTTATTAGAAAAACTAAATGAAAAGCACAGTAAGATTGAAAAGCTTTTAGATGCTGAGAATTAA